Proteins co-encoded in one Pelodiscus sinensis isolate JC-2024 chromosome 9, ASM4963464v1, whole genome shotgun sequence genomic window:
- the LDLRAD1 gene encoding low-density lipoprotein receptor class A domain-containing protein 1 isoform X1, whose product MNRTHPQRGFGGISFDSTKSSIEERDCCQECGMWLSCTRRCLCVSLIALLILGVVGAAIGLTVTFGLPPPTPVNRFCVTSGNQTGFLCDDRVTCLPASRICNRIRDCVNGEDEQEKLCIDLPSNLPGYLIFRCSNPTYWIYADMKCNGANDCGDCSDEKGSLASCPPCGTLWWSCTPVFYRYCTCIPRTLCQDRIQHCSDWSDEYICNR is encoded by the exons ATGAACAGAACTCATCCTCAG AGAGGTTTTGGTGGAATCTCATTTGACTCAACAAAGTCTTCCATTGAAGAAAGAG ATTGCTGCCAGGAATGCGGCATGTGGTTAAGCTGTACTCGAAGATGCCTTTGTGTCTCCCTCATTGCACTGCTCATACTCGGTGTTGTAGGTGCTGCCATTGGTCTTACTGTCACATTTGGACTCCCACCTCCTACTCCAG TGAACCGTTTCTGTGTGACTTCAGGTAACCAGACTGGCTTTTTATGTGATGATAGAGTGACTTGCCTTCCAGCCAGTCGGATCTGCAACAGAATCAGAGACTGTGTTAATGGAGAGGATGAGCAGGAAAAATTATGCA TTGATCTGCCCAGTAACCTTCCAGGATATTTGATCTTCCGCTGCAGCAACCCCACATACTGGATCTATGCTGATATGAAGTGTAACGGCGCAAATGACTGTGGAGACTGTTCTGATGAGAAGGGGAGCT TGGCCAGCTGCCCTCCTTGTGGGACTCTGTGGTGGAGCTGCACCCCGGTGTTCTATAGGTATTGCACTTGCATTCCCAGGACCCTCTGCCAAGACAGAATCCAGCACTGCTCAGACTGGTCTGATGAGTATATCTGCAATAGATGA
- the LDLRAD1 gene encoding low-density lipoprotein receptor class A domain-containing protein 1 isoform X2 produces MWLSCTRRCLCVSLIALLILGVVGAAIGLTVTFGLPPPTPVNRFCVTSGNQTGFLCDDRVTCLPASRICNRIRDCVNGEDEQEKLCIDLPSNLPGYLIFRCSNPTYWIYADMKCNGANDCGDCSDEKGSLASCPPCGTLWWSCTPVFYRYCTCIPRTLCQDRIQHCSDWSDEYICNR; encoded by the exons ATGTGGTTAAGCTGTACTCGAAGATGCCTTTGTGTCTCCCTCATTGCACTGCTCATACTCGGTGTTGTAGGTGCTGCCATTGGTCTTACTGTCACATTTGGACTCCCACCTCCTACTCCAG TGAACCGTTTCTGTGTGACTTCAGGTAACCAGACTGGCTTTTTATGTGATGATAGAGTGACTTGCCTTCCAGCCAGTCGGATCTGCAACAGAATCAGAGACTGTGTTAATGGAGAGGATGAGCAGGAAAAATTATGCA TTGATCTGCCCAGTAACCTTCCAGGATATTTGATCTTCCGCTGCAGCAACCCCACATACTGGATCTATGCTGATATGAAGTGTAACGGCGCAAATGACTGTGGAGACTGTTCTGATGAGAAGGGGAGCT TGGCCAGCTGCCCTCCTTGTGGGACTCTGTGGTGGAGCTGCACCCCGGTGTTCTATAGGTATTGCACTTGCATTCCCAGGACCCTCTGCCAAGACAGAATCCAGCACTGCTCAGACTGGTCTGATGAGTATATCTGCAATAGATGA